The Streptomyces sp. ICC1 DNA window AACAGCCGGTGCCCGAGCAGCTCGTTGGCGGCCCCGCCGATCTCCGCCGAGGAGAACGCCCGGTACATCACGAAGAACACCGGCAGCTGCAGCAGCACGGGCAGGCAGCCCGCCACCGGGGTCGCCCCGCGGAAGGCGGCCCGGCTCAGCGGGTGCAGCGCGAGCCGCACGAGCACGGTGAAGAGCACGATCGCGGCAGCGGTCGCGGAATCGGCCAGCAGCGGCTCCAAGAGCCGGCCCAGCTGGGCTACGAGATGAGTGAAAACGGACACGCGGGCCCTCCGAAGGGTCTCGTCGAACGTCGAAAGAAATGCGTTTCGGCGTGACGACCCGCGAGGGGCGACGACAGTGATCAGTCAGCAGAAGGCGAGAGGAACTGCGCGCCCCTACGCGGCCGTCGGGACCAGACGGCCGGGTGCCCTGGGCCGCGACCGGCCCGAGGCGTCGGGATCGCGCTGCGGCAGGAACGCCGTGCGCTGCTCGCGATCACGGATCGCGGTGCGTATTCGGTGCGGCGGCACGGGCCGGACCAGACGCGCGGCGGCGGCCATGGCCGCGGAGCCCAGGGCGACGGTGACCGACAGCACGGCCACCACGGTGCCCAGCCCGCCTTCGCCGGCGAACAGCCCGAGGACTCCCCCGAGCAGCACCAGCGGGCCCAGCCGGGCGAACGCCCTCGCACCCGAACTCCGGGCGAGCGCGGACAAGACGGCGAAGCCGGATACGACAGAGAGGGACGGCGAGGTCCCACCACCGCTTCGTTCCCCAGCCATGCAGACCACCCCCTTCCCCTCCCGCGCACGAACTCCCGTACGCCCGTGTACTCGCACTCGCGATCACACTCGTGATCGATCCTAGCCCGCACCATCGACAACGACCACGGGGACCGGATCGTCCCCGGGCAGCGGACCAGAGGTTGGACTTCGCGCCAGCCAGCCCCTTCACGTCACGAAGAGCAGCACGTTTTGACGATCCTCGCCCCGATGAAACCGGGCGATTCCCCCTAGCTCGCGTGGGCGGGCTTCACGCATCCGCCTCCGGCTGGTGGCCGGGACTCGCACCCTGGGGGTGCTGCGCGTGCTGTCGATGTCCGAGCCGCCCGTCCGGCGGGCTCGGGCCTCGATCTCGACCGAGGCGTTGTGGTCGGCGTGGTCCTCGTGTCCGCAGTGGATGCAGGCGAACAGCCGGCCGCATCCCTTGCGGGATTCGGGATCGACCTTCCCGCAGGCAGGGTTGCCGCAGGTCTGGGAGGTGTGGAACGGCGGCACGGCGACGAGTACGGACCCGTACATGCAGGCCTTGTACTCAAGCTGGCGGCGCCGCTCCCCGGGGGTGTTGTCGAGGATCGACCTGTTCAGCCCGGCTTTCGCCCGGACGTTCTTCCCCTGCGCCTCGGCACTGCCCTTCGCGGACTTGGTCATGTTCTTCACGCGCAGGTCCTCGATACCGATCAGGCCGTGGTTTTTGGCGAGGTCGGTGGTGAACTTGTGCGTGAAGTCCTGGCGCCGGTTGGCCCGCCGGATGGTGAGCTTCGCGATCTGGGTAATCGTCGTGCGCAGACGACGGCTGTACTTCCCTCCGCTGTGTTTCTTCGCGTAGGCGATCTGGCGTGCCTTGCGCTGCTCCAGCACTTTCAGCCGCTTCTTCTCGTTGGCGGTCAGCGTCGGGGGCATGAGCCGGGGTTGGGTCTCGGTGGACACGAACGCGGATGCGGCGACGCCGAAATCTACCCCGCACGACGGTTTCCCGTTCGGTGCGTCCGGCTTGCGGCCGGTGTGGACGCCGAAGCTGATGTGCCAGCCGTTGCCGTCCCGGGAGACCGTGGCGTTACGGATGGTGCCCCCGATCGCACGGGAGAGCCGAAACCGCAGCCAGCCGAGTTTCGGCAGACGCACCTCGGCCCATTTGCGGTTCAGCTTGCGGACCTCCACCGCCTGCCCGGGAAACGGGATCGACAGGCGGTGCCCGCGCTTCTTCCGCGCCGGAAACCCAGCAGAATGCGCGGGGTTCCAAAAGTTGTCGTACGCCTGGTCGAGACGGCGCAAGACCTGCTGCCCCGCCTGTGCTGGAAAGTCACCGATCCAGTCTAGATCCGCACGGGCGGCCGTCAACTGCTTGCACTGCTCCGTGGAGCGCAGGGTGTACCGACGCTGCTCCCACAGATACACCCGCTGCTCCAGAGCGACATTCCACAGAGCACGCGCAGTATGCCCCCACCCGCTCAAGACCTCATCCTGGACCGCGGTGGGGTACGCACGATACTTACGCCCTGCGTCCGCCTTCACACCTCCATCCTGCCGACGAGTTGCGACCGACACGGCCCAGATCGAGGAATGACGGACATTGGCCTCCCGCGACACCGGAATACTCGGTTCTCATGGCAAAAGTGATCACCGATGCACATCTCGATCAAATCGAGGAGACCTCGAGAATCGTGTCAGTCCCAGTGAGCACGCCTGCGCACCGCCTACTGAGCGAGGCCCCCACGACGTACGCGGCGCTCACCGGTGATCACCGCCCGAGGGCAGCTAGACGGCAAGCACGTCAGAAGGTCGCCCCGATCGACCAGACCGTACCCGCGTCAACGCTTGAGGGTTCCCCACACCACGAGCCGGTACTTGGAGGTGTACTCGGGCGTGCAGGTGGTGAGCGTGATGTACGCGCCGGGCTCGCCGTATCCGGCGTCCGGCTTGACCGTGCTGTGCGGAACGGGCGCGATCACCCCGGTGTCGCGCTCGCTCGTCTCGGCCAGCGTCTTCCCCACGACGTACACGTACCTCTTCCCCTTCACATCGACGATCAACTCGTCCCCGGCCCTGAGCCGGTTGATGTAGCGGAAGGGCTCCCCGTGCGTGTTGCGGTGCCCGGCGAGGGCGAAGTTCCCCTGCGCCCCGGGCTGGGCGGTTCCGACGTAGTGGCCGGCGTACCCCTTGTCCAAGACGGTCCGCCTGTCGACGCCCTCGGCGACGGGCACGACGACGCCGAGGCGCGGGATGCGCAGGACACCGTACGCGGCCTCGCGCGCCGGGGACTTGGCGGCGCGCGACGGCGCCGGCGCGGGGGCCGCCCCTTCGGGCGGGTCCGTGACGACGGGCGCCTCGGAGGGCTCCGCCGGGGCTTCGGCCGCGGGTTCGGACGCGGCGCCGGAGTCGGGCGGCGGGGCGGCGGACGACTCGCTCCACTCGCTCTCCAGCTCCCTGACCTGCTCGTGGGCCGCGGCGAGCGCCTGCCGGTTGGTCCACCACACCTGGTGCACCACCAGCAGCATCACCACCATGCCGACGGTGACGGCCAGTTCGGCCGCCGCCCACAGCGCCCCCGCGAGACCGGCCCGGCGCGACCGCCGGCCCTTCCCCTGCACCACGACCCGCACGTGATCTCGCACGGGCGGCACCCTAAGTCCTCCCCCGTCAACTGACCAGCCGCAGTACGGTGTG harbors:
- a CDS encoding class E sortase, producing MRDHVRVVVQGKGRRSRRAGLAGALWAAAELAVTVGMVVMLLVVHQVWWTNRQALAAAHEQVRELESEWSESSAAPPPDSGAASEPAAEAPAEPSEAPVVTDPPEGAAPAPAPSRAAKSPAREAAYGVLRIPRLGVVVPVAEGVDRRTVLDKGYAGHYVGTAQPGAQGNFALAGHRNTHGEPFRYINRLRAGDELIVDVKGKRYVYVVGKTLAETSERDTGVIAPVPHSTVKPDAGYGEPGAYITLTTCTPEYTSKYRLVVWGTLKR
- a CDS encoding transposase: MSVATRRQDGGVKADAGRKYRAYPTAVQDEVLSGWGHTARALWNVALEQRVYLWEQRRYTLRSTEQCKQLTAARADLDWIGDFPAQAGQQVLRRLDQAYDNFWNPAHSAGFPARKKRGHRLSIPFPGQAVEVRKLNRKWAEVRLPKLGWLRFRLSRAIGGTIRNATVSRDGNGWHISFGVHTGRKPDAPNGKPSCGVDFGVAASAFVSTETQPRLMPPTLTANEKKRLKVLEQRKARQIAYAKKHSGGKYSRRLRTTITQIAKLTIRRANRRQDFTHKFTTDLAKNHGLIGIEDLRVKNMTKSAKGSAEAQGKNVRAKAGLNRSILDNTPGERRRQLEYKACMYGSVLVAVPPFHTSQTCGNPACGKVDPESRKGCGRLFACIHCGHEDHADHNASVEIEARARRTGGSDIDSTRSTPRVRVPATSRRRMREARPRELGGIARFHRGEDRQNVLLFVT
- a CDS encoding DUF6412 domain-containing protein; protein product: MAGERSGGGTSPSLSVVSGFAVLSALARSSGARAFARLGPLVLLGGVLGLFAGEGGLGTVVAVLSVTVALGSAAMAAAARLVRPVPPHRIRTAIRDREQRTAFLPQRDPDASGRSRPRAPGRLVPTAA